The genomic stretch CTAGGATTCTCCTCAAAATATCTACCGAGTTCTTCATTCACAACACTTTCAACAATTCCCTTGACCTCTGTATTGCCAAGCTTTGTTTTTGTCTGCCCTTCAAACTGAGGTTCTGGAAGCTTAACACTTATAACTGCAGTAAGCCCTTCCCTTACATCTTCGCCACTAAAACTCATGTCTTTAAGTAATTTGTTCTTCTTTCCATAGTCATTTATACTTCTTGTCAGAGCTGCTCTAAAACCGCTCAGATGGGTTCCTCCCTCCGTAGTATGAATATTATTTGCAAAGGCAAAGATATGCTCTGTATAACTGTCAGTATACTGAAGGGCAATTTCCACATATACACCATTTTTTTCTTTATTTATATATACTACACTATCATGAAGGGTCTTCTTCTCTGAATTTAACCAGCTAACAAAAGAAACAACACCACCTGAATAATTGAATTTCAGGTCTTCACCTGTGCGATTATCTTTGAGTATTATTTCCAGGCCTTTATTAAGAAAGGCTAATTCTCTCAGCCTCGATTTTAGTGTATCATAGCTAAATTCTGCTGATGGGAAGATGATAGGGTCTGGTTTGAATCTAATATATGTACCCTTCTTTCTGGTTTTACCTTTAATCTCAATTTCTGTCTTTACCTTACCTCTTTCAAAACGTTGATGATATATATTCCCTTCTCTGTAAATCTCGACTTCAAGCCATTCTGACAGAGCATTAACAACACTTACACCTACGCCGTGTAAACCCCCAGAAATAGTATAGACCTTCTGTGAAAATTTTCCTCCTGCATGAAGCTTGGTGAGAGCAATCTCCACACCTGATTTGTTATAAACTGGATGAATATCAGTCGGTATACCTCTTCCATTATCAAGAATACTGACACTCCCATCTTTATGAATGACAACCTCAATTTTATTGCAATAACCAGCTATTGCCTCATCTATACTGTTATCCACAACTTCATAGACAAGATGATGAAGACCTCTTGGCCCAGTAGTACCTATGTACATACTTGGACGCTTTCTCACTGCCTCAAGGTCTTCAAGAACCTCTATGTCTGTTGCACTGTATTTATCTGACATCCAATAACCTCATAAGAAATTTAAGCTCTGAGTTAATAAATCTTTTCAAGACTAAAAGCAAGAGCTGTTTATATATTATGAATAGAAAGGGTTAACTATAATAATATGTTTGTATCTTCTTACTATCCGAAATTTCATAGTAGTATACAACATGCCACCAGCTTAATAGAAAGTATCACTTTTTAATCCAGTCAGAAATAAAAATTTTATATGTCCTTCCAAGTCTTTCCCTTGTAATAATTTCTTTCTTCTCCAGATTGAGCATGATAGCTGATACTTTTGATTTGGAAAAACCTGTGCGAAAACGAAGAGAATCTTGGGTTACTCCTTCATTATTCCTTATTATGTCAATTACTATTGCCTCATCTTCATTGAGTGCTTTTTCAAGGATTTTATAGTTATTATTGCCTGTACTATTCACATTCACCGGTTTAGCCCAGATGTAGAAGGATACACCAGCTATAATGCTCAGAATGAAATTGAGCGTCATTCTATATCTCATAGCCTTCAAACCATCTTCAGGCAAAAGAAGAGATGCCATGGAGTCCAGCCCGAAATAAAGTATAAAAACTAAAAGCACACTGGCCAAAAGTCTCTCATTCTCTGTCTTGGGCTTAGTAATACGCATATGTTTTCTTCTTCATCATGGTTAATAAAACTCTCGACTATAGGCAAGCCTATTCCAGCTGAGTATGCCTGTACCTCATCTCATCTTCAGTCTTGCCCAGCCTGACCATAAGCTCCACAATCAGAGCATCTAGAAAAACTAAAACTGCAACCTCGAAAAGTGTGCCCAGAGGTGCAAGAGGATAATGCTCTCCTTTAATCTGCCTCAGAAAGAAATCTTTTTCCCCAATAAGCTTTGTTCTGCCCTTAATCAGAACAACAATATCAGCCATTTTTCCTAGGGAAGAGGTAGGGTAGCTTGTAATAACTGCAAGTTTTGCTCCAGAACTCTTGGCTATTTTTCCAGAAGTGACTATACTTGTAGTTTCTCCTGAGCCAGAAATTGTTATAAGAAGGTCCTTGTCTGTTATAGAGGGTGTGACACTTTCTCCCACAACATAAACAGTTATACCAAGGTGCATCAGGCGCATGGCAAAGGCTTTTGCGACCAGACCGCTTCTTCCAGCACCATAAAGGAAGACCTTCTCTGAAGTTATAATCGCCTTAATCAGGCTCTCCATATCTTCCTCATTCAATCCCTTGGCAATATTATTTATATGCTCTGTAATACTGTAAATTGCATCTCTAAGAATTTCCATGAGTAATGATAAAATACAATGATATTTAAGAGTTGGTGTTGTGATTACTCTGAGTAATACTTTCACCGAAAAAGATATATAGCAGTAATAATCATTGATAGTTTAGGTGATGCCATGAGAGTAATAGGGTTAAAATGTAGAAACTGTGGTAAAGAATATAAGACCCTTCCAATTAATATATGTGAAGAATGTTTCGGACCTCTTGAAGTTAGATACGATTATGAGGAAATAAAAGAGAATATATCAAAAAAGAAAATACAAAAAGCAGAGCCCACACTGTGGCGCTATAGAGATTTTCTGCCTGTTGAAGACCAGAACAAAATTGTAGACCTCAAGGCTGGCTTCACGCCACTGCATAAGGCTGACAACCTTGCTGAAGTTCTCGGTCTCAAGGAGCTTTATCTGAAAAATGACAGTGTAAACACAACCTTCTCCTTCAAGGACAGAGTGGTTTCTGTGGCAATAAGCAAGGCAATAGAGTTCGGTTTTGATACTGTTGCCTGCGCTTCTACAGGAAATCTGGCAAACAGTGTTGCTGCTCATGCTGCCAAAGCAAAACTCAACTGCTACATATTTATTCCGAAAAACCTCAGCAGAGGGAAAATTATACCTACTCTGGCCTATGACCCAAATCTAATAGCTGTTGATGGTAATTACGATGATGTCAACAGGCTTTGCACAGAGATATCCAGCTATTATGACTGGGCTTTTGTAAATATAAATCTAAGACCTTACTATAGCGAAGGTTCAAAAACTCTCGGTTTTGAAGTTGTCGAACAGTTGGGCTGGGAGGTTCCAGAGCGCTATATTGCACCTGTCGGGTCAGGTTCACTGCTTACAAAAATCCACAAGGGACTTAAAGAGTTGGAAATAACAGGATTTATCGATGAGGTTAATACAAAGGTAACTGCTGCCCAGAGTGAGGGATGTTCACCTGTTACAACTTCCTTCAGGACGGGAGAGGCTATAAAACCTGTCAAGCCAAACACAATAGAACAGAGCCTTGCAATAGGCAATCCTGCTGACGGTTTCTATGCAGTCAAACTTATTAAGGAAACAGGAGGTACAGCAGGCACCGCAAATGACGATGAGATTATAGAAGGTATAAAGCTTCTTGCAAAGACCGAGGGTATATTCACAGAAACTGCCGGCGGTGTTGTAATAGGCACTCTGAAAAACCTTGTAGAAGCTGGAGAAATAGATAAAGATGAGAAGATAGTAGTATATATTACAGGAAATGGTTTGAAGACCCAGGATGTTCTTGTTAACAGGCTCAAAGAGCCCCGGGTAATTTCACCTGACCTGGATGAATTCAACAAACTTCTGAAAAAGGAGGCTGTTATATGGTAATTGTTAGGCTTGCCACACCCCTGAGGAAATTCTCGGGAGGTAAACCCGAGATAAAAGTAGAAGGAAGTACAGTAAGAGAGGTTATTGAGAATATAGAGGCGAGAAGTCCAGGTTTTGCCGATAAAATTCTGGATGATAATGACATAAAGCAATTTATAAATATTTTCCATAACAATGAGGATATACGGTTCCAAAAGGCTATTGATACAGAGATTAAACCTGATGATGTGCTATCAATTCTTCCAGCAGTATCTGGAGGTTAAACTTTGATTATCTATACACCCTATAAAATTGAACGTTTTACCTGTCTGTATAAAGAATGCGGAGCAAAGTGCTGTACTCCCGGTAGGGTTATAACCCACAGAGAAAAGGAAAAGATTTCAGAAGCTACAGGACTTAAACCGGAGGAGTTTATTGAAAGAGAGGCAGAAAGAGGATTGTTCAGATTGAAAGGTAAGAATAATATGTGCATCTTTCTGAAAGAGGATTTTTCCTGTTCACTCCATAACATAGATGCAAAACCTCTATCCTGTCAGATGTATCCTTTCCTATTCGAGGGAATTATTTATTCCGATGAGATTGTTCTGAAAGTGAGAGCTGCCGATGAATGCCCGGGTGTAGGTGTCGGTGAAGAGGTTGATGAAGATTTCGAGCTTAAAATTGAAGCTCTTGGAAATAAGTTTGTGAGTGAAATTAAGGCTGGCCTCAAGGAGGAGGAAAAGTGAATTTAAATGAGATTAAGCGCTATTCCAGGCAGCTAATTCTTCAGGATTTCGGAACAAAGGAGCAGGCAAAACTCAAAAGAGCAAAGGTAGCTGTTACAGGTGCAGGCGGTCTTGGCTCGCCAATCTCAACCTATCTGACTCTTGC from archaeon BMS3Bbin15 encodes the following:
- the thrC_2 gene encoding threonine synthase, which encodes MRVIGLKCRNCGKEYKTLPINICEECFGPLEVRYDYEEIKENISKKKIQKAEPTLWRYRDFLPVEDQNKIVDLKAGFTPLHKADNLAEVLGLKELYLKNDSVNTTFSFKDRVVSVAISKAIEFGFDTVACASTGNLANSVAAHAAKAKLNCYIFIPKNLSRGKIIPTLAYDPNLIAVDGNYDDVNRLCTEISSYYDWAFVNINLRPYYSEGSKTLGFEVVEQLGWEVPERYIAPVGSGSLLTKIHKGLKELEITGFIDEVNTKVTAAQSEGCSPVTTSFRTGEAIKPVKPNTIEQSLAIGNPADGFYAVKLIKETGGTAGTANDDEIIEGIKLLAKTEGIFTETAGGVVIGTLKNLVEAGEIDKDEKIVVYITGNGLKTQDVLVNRLKEPRVISPDLDEFNKLLKKEAVIW
- the gyrB gene encoding DNA gyrase subunit B, giving the protein MSDKYSATDIEVLEDLEAVRKRPSMYIGTTGPRGLHHLVYEVVDNSIDEAIAGYCNKIEVVIHKDGSVSILDNGRGIPTDIHPVYNKSGVEIALTKLHAGGKFSQKVYTISGGLHGVGVSVVNALSEWLEVEIYREGNIYHQRFERGKVKTEIEIKGKTRKKGTYIRFKPDPIIFPSAEFSYDTLKSRLRELAFLNKGLEIILKDNRTGEDLKFNYSGGVVSFVSWLNSEKKTLHDSVVYINKEKNGVYVEIALQYTDSYTEHIFAFANNIHTTEGGTHLSGFRAALTRSINDYGKKNKLLKDMSFSGEDVREGLTAVISVKLPEPQFEGQTKTKLGNTEVKGIVESVVNEELGRYFEENPSAIKRIISRATDAARAREAARKARELARRKSALDVTSLPGKLADCQERDPSKSEVYLVEGDSAGGSAKQGRNRRFQAILPLRGKILNVEKARLDKMLKNEEIRTMITAIGAGIGEDFKVEKARYHRIIIMTDADVDGAHIRTLLLTFFYRYMEPLIENGYIYVAQPPLYRVKKGRKEVYVYSDDELEKALKEMGKNSTNLQRYKGLGEMNPEQLWETTMNPETRTLLRVTLEDAIEADKVFTVLMGGDVQPRREFIQEHAKEVRVLDI
- the cysO gene encoding sulfur carrier protein CysO: MVIVRLATPLRKFSGGKPEIKVEGSTVREVIENIEARSPGFADKILDDNDIKQFINIFHNNEDIRFQKAIDTEIKPDDVLSILPAVSGG
- the hxlB gene encoding 3-hexulose-6-phosphate isomerase produces the protein MEILRDAIYSITEHINNIAKGLNEEDMESLIKAIITSEKVFLYGAGRSGLVAKAFAMRLMHLGITVYVVGESVTPSITDKDLLITISGSGETTSIVTSGKIAKSSGAKLAVITSYPTSSLGKMADIVVLIKGRTKLIGEKDFFLRQIKGEHYPLAPLGTLFEVAVLVFLDALIVELMVRLGKTEDEMRYRHTQLE